A part of Chlorocebus sabaeus isolate Y175 chromosome 28, mChlSab1.0.hap1, whole genome shotgun sequence genomic DNA contains:
- the LAT2 gene encoding linker for activation of T-cells family member 2, producing MSSGTELLWPGAALLVLLGVAASLCVRCSRPGAKRSEKIYQQRSLREDQQSFTGSWTYALVGQAWPGPLEDTAPTRKDKLLQFSPGLEDPASCRYQNFSKGSRHGSEEGYIDPIAMEYYNWGRFRKPPEDDANSYENVLICKQKTTEPVAQQDGTGGLCRGDHIPSLALKTGPTSGVCPLASPEEDEESEDYQNSASIHQWRESRRVMGQLQRQASPGPVGSPDEEEDGEPDYVNGEVAATEA from the exons ATGAGCTCAGGGACTGAACTGCTGTGGCCCGGAGCAGCGCTGCTGGTGCTGTTGGGTGTGGCAGCCAGCTTGTGTGTGCGCTGCTCACGCCCAG GTGCAAAGCGGTCAGAGAAAATCTACCAGCAGAGAAGTTT GCGTGAGGACCAACAGAGCTTCACAGGGTCCTGGACCTACGCCT TGGTCGGACAGGCATGGCCAGGACCCCTGGAGGACACAGCACCCACAAG GAAGGACAAGCTGTTGCAATTCTCCCCAGGCCTGGAGG ATCCAGCGTCTTGCAGGTACCAGAACTTCAGCAAAG GAAGCAGACACGGGTCAGAGGAAGGTTACAT AGACCCCATTGCCATGGAGTATTACAACTGGGGGCGGTTCCGGAAGCCCCCGGAAG ATGATGCCAATTCCTATGAGAATGTGCTTATTTGCAAGCAGAAAACCACAGAGCCAG TTGCCCAGCAGGACGGCACAGGTGGCCTCTGCAGAGGGGACCACATCCCGTCGCTGGCCCTGAAGACTGGCCCCACTTCTGGTGTCTGTCCCTTGGCCTCCCCGGAAGAAGATGAGGAATCCGAGGATTATCAGAACTCAGCATCCATCCATCAGTGGCGCGAGTCCAGGAGGGTCATGG GGCAACTCCAGAGACAAGCTTCCCCTGGCCCGGTGGGAAGCCCAGACGAGGAGGAGGACGGGGAACCGGATTACGTGAACGGGGAGGTGGCGGCCACAGAAGCCTAG